The Musa acuminata AAA Group cultivar baxijiao chromosome BXJ2-2, Cavendish_Baxijiao_AAA, whole genome shotgun sequence genome has a segment encoding these proteins:
- the LOC135606328 gene encoding uncharacterized protein LOC135606328 isoform X1, with amino-acid sequence MRSFGASKALLRTSVMQSLLEWDYQAVGSYLMLNWRRKLTGLLLEFMNDYQKTLLPVVQKPDGKKNWMLSECGKFYMASQGKHRPQPVIEYDIYSGYLLILCESTNARGDVEERLWMAVQML; translated from the exons ATGCGCTCGTTTGGGGCAAGCAAGGCTCTGCTCAGAACCAGCGTGATGCAATCATTACTAG AGTGGGATTACCAAGCAGTAGGGAGTTATTTGATGCtcaattggagaagaaaacttacaGGATTATTACTCGAGTTTATGAATGATTACCAAAAAACATTGCTACCAGTTGTCCAAAAGCCTGATGGGAAGAAAAATTGGATG CTTAGTGAGTGTGGGAAGTTCTATATGGCAAGCCAAGGCAAGCACCGACCACAGCCAGTAATTGAATATGATATTTATTCAG GCTACCTTTTAATACTCTGTGAGTCTACAAATGCTAGAGGAGATGTTGAAGAGAGGCTTTGGATGGCAGTACAAATGCTATGA
- the LOC135606328 gene encoding uncharacterized protein LOC135606328 isoform X2 — protein MRSFGASKALLRTSVMQSLLEWDYQAVGSYLMLNWRRKLTGLLLEFMNDYQKTLLPVVQKPDGKKNWMLSECGKFYMASQGKHRPQPVIEYDIYSGSNDKDELWYFLASISSWKEATF, from the exons ATGCGCTCGTTTGGGGCAAGCAAGGCTCTGCTCAGAACCAGCGTGATGCAATCATTACTAG AGTGGGATTACCAAGCAGTAGGGAGTTATTTGATGCtcaattggagaagaaaacttacaGGATTATTACTCGAGTTTATGAATGATTACCAAAAAACATTGCTACCAGTTGTCCAAAAGCCTGATGGGAAGAAAAATTGGATG CTTAGTGAGTGTGGGAAGTTCTATATGGCAAGCCAAGGCAAGCACCGACCACAGCCAGTAATTGAATATGATATTTATTCAG GATCAAATGACAAGGATGAGCTCTGGTATTTTTTAGCATCAATATCATCGTGGAAGGAG GCTACCTTTTAA